One part of the Paenibacillus silvisoli genome encodes these proteins:
- a CDS encoding carbohydrate binding domain-containing protein has translation MFFKRYMPILMTLVLAASSFLSVFSVPRPVLADEAPAAASVFEHFITRDGDALKDGGDTFRFISANVPTLSMIEDIYWRIPTAWEQEDAFKALVQLGGTVTRPYVLSVKKADDTTEERAVMGPSAPDGPLQFNEDVFKALDKMLQLANQYGVRIIIPFVDQYQWQGGIKEYAAFRGKSEAAFWSDPQLIADFKSVIAHVLNRVNSYTGVAYKDDPAILAWETGNELVPASSGWTSDIAAYIKSIDANHLVIDGKYGIDDASLNDPNIDIVSNHYYPDHYADYGAQTNLDMAKARGKKAFVIGEFGFKPTSQVDDFLNIVEESGVSGAMIWSLRMHNRDGGFYPHTESVRDGVFYGAYRWPGFPSGDGFDETNLLRVLSKHAYGIRGIDEVPPLPVPEAPQLLPIDSVSTISWLGSAGASAYTVERTDAAEGPWTVVGDDVADAVEGETQLFHDTSAVSGASYYYRVKAGNASGASEYSASVGPVVAKHVIKDDMRNFSKLYDYTTDLEFDAKNPSRFGGDPARFKQLETSQEQYVVYALPASASGAVTGLRLKATAYVDPAKLDASYRFFTSADGVAYEALDVTAADSGGPWHRIQYTGALPPAAKFVKIVFPADYSASELGEAEIEYGTDGGALTFPDSIQRPELANGVLIDDMNNFVKMNDRSANLGFVSDQADTYFGGDNKRLVRSSDTEAFFQYKTGGEMNYFKLLTYARQDPSAYLVQDFKVFTSADGVDFTEYGTAVKASKGGEGWWTRTEYTGYALPAGTRYLRVQFPLSQADQSWNPQVSRVAIGVGDEKLEAPPELTKSQAIDSFEGYSGSSSALRGKYAVNSSGSAITLTLDGAHKNDGDYAMKLETDMSQGWGGLEKALDNADWSGNSGMQVWVQPGGRDMGVTLQFTESQDTAGEVWKTDVRVSGTEPVLIQVPFSRFYIPQWWKDSHPSQGNGAIDAGKVTSFGLYVDGTPADYTVYVDSIKLYRVPTIDDFGSYEGDNARLQAAYMPNSGGDAITLSLSPDVKDGSEGYGAGLHYALTDAKGYAGVSKAMDGIDWSGTNGIRLWVKPDGQNRGLTVQFKEASGEYWEAKLRLAGDEARLVDIPFHAFGRPGWNAPVNGVIDLGAIAEFSLYVEKGGSGAGEGTLYLDSIQVARTPGIDNFEYYQGSDAQAASVYVPNSAGDEIAASLDAAHKSDGDYGLKLAYTLTDDKGYAGVTRSLSGSGGGMNLASGGNALGLWLQADGSGNGVTVQLKEADGDYWEAQVMPAGAEGMRYELPFSGFARTPWSSGDGVLSLSAMAEYSIYVNKGSGSAGSQVLYVDDLKLTSIPVIDNFDYYGGGELLAQKAYTSNVWGGPVTLTPDSEHKEAGKFGLRYAYTLTEAVTFAGMTKNLNGMSWSGYDGLSFWLTPDGSGRKLTIQFIEPDGEAWEAYRVLSGTEAGVLKLPFAEFVHAPWNTKGNGTIDLGAVAEFSLYINQGEGPVGDGTLYVDSIGVYQAADEPDPSDGGGYVVVPPLPEPAQPEQQVLGAGDLQAAATDGKISVTLQAGKSELLIPARLTEPLGRAALEVSGAGGVTTVIAPEVVKQLLALVEPQARGEAVLSFRLAKLTDDQAVHSPQQGYRLQGDVYRLELAIVTKDGKRSALTSFEKPVLLTLPIQASEPAVRSELLGIYYFDAASGAWEYVGGQVDEEAAAITAPLHHFSVYAVMAYAKAFADVPSSHWAFDAVSEAAARHLVQGIDGTTFAPKQPVSRAQFVQMLVNALQLNASGGTKLAFADVAPDAWYAAAVTAAYEHGLIQGRTDASFAPQATISRQEMAALLVRARAFAGGGQEAAAPPAQDSQLFADAADIASWAKEAVAQAAASGFMKGSGGRFEPLGVATRAEAVQAVINLLHNL, from the coding sequence TTGTTCTTCAAACGTTATATGCCTATCCTGATGACCCTGGTGCTTGCAGCGTCATCTTTTTTATCGGTATTTTCGGTGCCTCGGCCGGTATTGGCGGATGAAGCGCCGGCTGCCGCGTCCGTTTTCGAGCATTTCATTACGAGGGACGGCGATGCGCTGAAGGACGGCGGCGATACGTTCCGGTTCATTTCGGCCAACGTGCCGACGCTGAGCATGATCGAGGATATTTATTGGCGGATCCCGACGGCTTGGGAGCAGGAGGATGCGTTCAAGGCGCTCGTTCAGCTGGGCGGCACCGTGACGCGGCCCTATGTCCTGTCGGTGAAGAAGGCGGACGACACGACGGAGGAGCGGGCGGTCATGGGACCTTCCGCGCCGGACGGTCCGCTGCAGTTTAACGAAGACGTCTTCAAGGCGCTCGATAAAATGCTGCAGCTGGCCAATCAGTACGGCGTGCGAATTATTATCCCGTTCGTCGATCAGTATCAATGGCAGGGCGGCATTAAGGAATATGCGGCTTTCCGCGGCAAAAGCGAAGCGGCCTTCTGGAGCGACCCGCAGCTGATCGCCGATTTCAAGTCGGTCATCGCGCATGTACTGAACCGGGTGAACAGCTATACCGGCGTCGCTTATAAGGATGATCCCGCCATTCTGGCGTGGGAGACGGGTAACGAGCTGGTGCCTGCTTCCTCCGGATGGACCAGCGACATCGCGGCTTACATCAAGAGCATCGATGCGAACCACCTCGTCATTGACGGCAAATACGGCATTGACGACGCGTCGCTGAACGACCCGAACATCGATATCGTGTCGAACCATTACTACCCGGACCACTACGCCGATTACGGCGCGCAGACGAACCTAGATATGGCGAAGGCGCGCGGCAAGAAAGCGTTCGTCATCGGCGAGTTCGGCTTCAAGCCGACGTCGCAGGTCGACGATTTCTTGAATATCGTCGAGGAGAGCGGGGTAAGCGGAGCGATGATCTGGAGCCTGCGGATGCATAACCGCGACGGCGGCTTCTACCCGCATACCGAAAGCGTCCGCGACGGCGTCTTCTACGGCGCGTACCGCTGGCCGGGCTTCCCGTCCGGCGACGGCTTCGACGAGACGAACCTGCTGCGCGTGCTGAGCAAGCATGCCTACGGGATCCGGGGCATCGACGAGGTGCCGCCGCTGCCGGTTCCGGAGGCGCCGCAGCTGCTTCCGATCGATTCGGTGTCGACGATTTCGTGGCTCGGCTCGGCAGGAGCCAGCGCCTATACGGTCGAACGGACCGATGCGGCGGAAGGGCCGTGGACGGTTGTCGGCGATGACGTGGCCGATGCGGTCGAAGGCGAAACGCAGCTGTTTCATGATACGAGCGCGGTATCCGGCGCGTCGTACTATTACCGGGTGAAAGCCGGGAATGCGTCGGGAGCGTCCGAATATTCGGCTTCCGTTGGCCCGGTCGTTGCTAAGCACGTCATCAAGGACGACATGAGGAACTTCTCCAAGCTGTACGACTACACGACGGATTTGGAGTTTGACGCGAAGAACCCTTCGCGGTTCGGCGGCGATCCGGCGCGCTTCAAGCAGCTGGAGACGTCGCAGGAGCAGTACGTCGTTTACGCGCTGCCGGCATCGGCGAGCGGCGCCGTTACGGGGCTGCGGCTGAAAGCGACGGCGTATGTCGACCCTGCTAAGCTGGATGCTTCCTACCGGTTCTTCACTTCGGCGGATGGCGTCGCGTACGAAGCGCTGGACGTGACGGCGGCCGATAGCGGCGGCCCGTGGCACCGGATTCAATATACGGGCGCGCTCCCGCCGGCGGCGAAGTTCGTGAAGATCGTATTCCCGGCCGATTACAGCGCTTCGGAGCTGGGCGAAGCCGAAATCGAGTACGGCACCGATGGCGGCGCGCTCACGTTCCCGGATTCCATTCAGCGTCCGGAATTGGCGAACGGCGTGCTCATCGACGACATGAACAATTTCGTCAAAATGAACGACCGCAGCGCCAATCTCGGCTTCGTCTCTGATCAAGCGGACACCTATTTCGGCGGCGACAACAAGCGGCTTGTCCGCAGCTCGGATACGGAGGCGTTCTTCCAATACAAAACGGGCGGCGAAATGAATTACTTTAAGCTGCTCACGTACGCGCGGCAGGATCCGAGCGCCTATCTCGTGCAGGACTTTAAGGTCTTTACTTCTGCCGACGGCGTGGATTTCACGGAGTACGGCACGGCGGTCAAAGCGAGCAAAGGCGGCGAAGGCTGGTGGACGCGAACCGAGTATACAGGGTACGCGCTGCCGGCGGGCACGCGCTACTTGCGCGTCCAATTCCCGCTCAGCCAAGCGGATCAATCGTGGAACCCTCAGGTCAGCCGCGTGGCCATCGGCGTCGGCGACGAGAAGCTGGAAGCCCCGCCGGAGCTGACGAAAAGCCAGGCGATCGACAGCTTTGAGGGCTATAGCGGCTCCAGCTCGGCGCTGCGCGGCAAGTATGCCGTCAATTCTTCGGGCTCTGCGATAACGCTCACCTTGGACGGCGCGCACAAGAACGATGGCGATTATGCGATGAAGCTGGAAACGGACATGAGCCAAGGCTGGGGCGGCTTGGAGAAGGCGCTCGATAATGCCGACTGGTCCGGCAACAGCGGCATGCAGGTCTGGGTGCAGCCGGGCGGCCGCGATATGGGCGTGACGCTCCAGTTTACGGAGAGCCAGGATACGGCGGGCGAGGTTTGGAAAACCGATGTCCGGGTGTCCGGCACCGAACCGGTGCTGATCCAGGTGCCGTTCAGCCGGTTCTACATTCCGCAGTGGTGGAAGGACAGCCACCCGTCGCAGGGCAATGGCGCGATTGACGCCGGCAAGGTGACGTCCTTCGGGCTTTACGTGGACGGAACGCCGGCGGACTATACGGTCTATGTCGACAGCATCAAGCTGTACCGCGTTCCGACCATCGACGATTTTGGGTCGTATGAGGGCGACAATGCGCGGCTTCAAGCGGCTTACATGCCGAATTCCGGCGGCGATGCCATCACGCTGTCGCTCTCGCCCGATGTGAAGGACGGCAGCGAGGGCTATGGAGCAGGGCTGCATTACGCGCTTACCGATGCGAAGGGGTATGCGGGCGTATCGAAGGCGATGGACGGCATCGATTGGAGCGGCACTAACGGCATCCGGCTGTGGGTGAAGCCGGACGGACAGAACCGCGGGTTGACGGTGCAGTTCAAGGAAGCGAGCGGCGAATACTGGGAAGCCAAGCTGCGCTTGGCGGGCGATGAAGCAAGACTCGTCGACATTCCGTTCCATGCGTTCGGCAGGCCGGGCTGGAACGCGCCGGTGAACGGCGTCATCGACCTTGGCGCGATCGCGGAATTTTCGCTCTACGTGGAGAAAGGCGGCAGCGGGGCCGGGGAAGGAACGCTGTATTTGGATTCGATTCAAGTGGCACGTACGCCGGGAATCGACAATTTCGAATATTACCAGGGCTCGGATGCGCAAGCGGCTTCCGTCTATGTTCCTAACAGCGCCGGCGATGAAATCGCGGCTAGTCTGGATGCCGCGCATAAATCCGACGGCGATTACGGGCTTAAGCTGGCCTATACGCTGACGGACGACAAAGGCTATGCCGGCGTGACCCGCTCGCTCAGCGGCAGCGGCGGCGGGATGAATTTGGCATCCGGCGGCAACGCGCTCGGACTCTGGCTGCAAGCGGACGGCTCCGGCAACGGCGTGACGGTGCAGCTGAAAGAGGCCGACGGCGACTATTGGGAAGCGCAGGTGATGCCAGCCGGGGCAGAGGGGATGCGCTATGAGCTGCCGTTCAGCGGCTTTGCTCGCACGCCGTGGTCTAGCGGCGATGGGGTTCTCTCCTTGAGTGCGATGGCGGAGTACTCCATCTACGTGAATAAGGGAAGCGGGTCGGCCGGCAGCCAAGTGCTATACGTAGATGACCTGAAGCTGACCAGCATCCCGGTCATCGATAACTTTGATTATTACGGCGGCGGCGAGCTGCTTGCCCAGAAGGCGTATACGAGCAATGTGTGGGGCGGTCCGGTTACGCTGACGCCGGACAGCGAGCATAAGGAAGCGGGCAAATTCGGGCTTCGCTACGCGTACACGCTGACGGAAGCCGTTACGTTCGCCGGCATGACCAAAAATTTGAACGGCATGTCGTGGTCGGGCTATGACGGCCTTTCCTTCTGGCTGACTCCGGACGGCTCGGGCCGCAAGCTTACGATCCAGTTCATCGAACCGGATGGCGAGGCATGGGAGGCTTACCGCGTACTCAGCGGGACGGAAGCCGGCGTCTTGAAGCTCCCGTTCGCCGAATTCGTGCATGCGCCTTGGAATACGAAGGGCAATGGCACGATCGATCTCGGCGCCGTTGCGGAGTTCTCGCTCTATATTAACCAAGGCGAGGGGCCGGTCGGGGACGGCACGCTGTATGTGGATTCCATCGGCGTTTATCAAGCGGCGGATGAGCCGGATCCGAGCGATGGCGGCGGGTACGTCGTTGTGCCGCCGTTGCCGGAGCCCGCTCAGCCTGAGCAGCAGGTGCTGGGTGCCGGCGATTTGCAGGCGGCCGCAACGGACGGCAAGATCTCCGTTACGCTGCAAGCAGGGAAGAGCGAGCTGCTGATTCCGGCTCGTCTAACCGAACCGCTTGGCCGCGCAGCGCTGGAAGTCAGCGGCGCGGGCGGCGTCACGACTGTCATAGCGCCGGAAGTGGTGAAGCAGCTGCTGGCGCTCGTTGAGCCGCAGGCACGGGGCGAAGCCGTCTTGTCCTTCCGGCTCGCGAAGCTGACGGACGATCAGGCGGTTCACTCGCCGCAGCAAGGGTACCGCCTGCAAGGAGACGTCTACCGGCTGGAGCTGGCGATCGTCACGAAGGACGGCAAGCGGTCCGCGTTGACGTCGTTCGAGAAGCCGGTCCTGCTCACGCTGCCGATTCAAGCCAGCGAGCCGGCCGTTCGTTCGGAGCTGCTAGGCATCTATTATTTCGATGCGGCTTCCGGCGCTTGGGAATACGTTGGCGGACAGGTCGACGAAGAGGCGGCGGCCATTACGGCACCGCTCCATCATTTCAGCGTTTACGCGGTCATGGCCTATGCGAAAGCATTTGCGGATGTGCCGTCCTCGCATTGGGCGTTTGACGCCGTATCCGAGGCGGCGGCGCGCCATCTGGTGCAGGGCATAGACGGCACCACGTTCGCGCCGAAGCAGCCGGTCAGCCGCGCGCAATTCGTGCAGATGCTCGTGAACGCCCTGCAGCTGAACGCGTCCGGCGGCACGAAGCTTGCCTTCGCCGATGTCGCGCCCGATGCGTGGTATGCAGCTGCCGTAACCGCGGCTTACGAGCATGGCTTGATTCAGGGCAGAACCGATGCGTCGTTTGCCCCGCAAGCGACGATCAGCAGACAGGAAATGGCCGCTCTGCTGGTTCGGGCGCGGGCATTTGCCGGCGGCGGGCAGGAGGCCGCTGCACCTCCCGCGCAAGATTCGCAGCTGTTCGCCGATGCGGCCGACATTGCCTCATGGGCAAAGGAAGCCGTAGCGCAAGCTGCCGCGTCCGGCTTCATGAAGGGATCCGGCGGCCGGTTCGAGCCGCTTGGCGTCGCGACGCGGGCAGAGGCGGTGCAAGCGGTCATCAACCTGCTGCACAATTTATAG
- a CDS encoding carbohydrate ABC transporter permease, translating into MYSSIYKKQKMIVLFTFLLLPVTLLILFSLYPGVMLLYLSFTSWDGYSAAKGWVGIDNYREIFRNSEIFSVFSHNLYYFFGGIIQNIIALYFAVVLNKKLRGRNMYRMLIFLPYIMNSVAIAYMFSYVYDSQHGSLNALLTAVGLDNLITSWLGNKHTVNISLAFISMWKYLGFNMVIYIGALQSIPDDLYEAALIDGANERQSFFYITWPSILKIVELSMLLTVTGALEVFDLPFVMTKGGPAGASDTFVTKTVDTAFHYSNYGLASAMGVVLLVIVIAVITIQRKFILREEKG; encoded by the coding sequence GTGTATTCATCCATTTATAAGAAGCAGAAGATGATCGTGCTGTTCACCTTTCTGCTGCTGCCCGTCACCCTGCTGATCCTCTTCTCCCTATATCCCGGCGTGATGCTGCTCTACTTAAGCTTCACCTCCTGGGACGGCTATAGCGCGGCGAAGGGCTGGGTCGGCATCGACAACTACAGGGAGATATTCCGCAACAGCGAGATTTTCAGCGTCTTCTCCCATAACCTCTACTACTTCTTCGGCGGCATTATTCAAAATATCATCGCGCTCTACTTTGCCGTCGTGCTTAACAAGAAGCTGCGCGGCCGGAACATGTACCGCATGCTGATATTCCTGCCCTACATCATGAACAGCGTGGCCATTGCATACATGTTCTCCTACGTGTACGATTCCCAGCACGGCTCGCTGAACGCGCTGTTGACGGCCGTGGGGCTCGACAATCTGATCACCAGCTGGCTCGGCAATAAGCATACGGTGAATATTTCGCTGGCGTTTATCTCCATGTGGAAATATCTCGGCTTTAACATGGTCATTTATATCGGCGCCCTGCAGTCCATTCCGGACGATCTGTACGAGGCGGCGCTGATCGACGGCGCGAACGAGCGGCAGTCTTTCTTTTATATTACATGGCCGAGCATTCTCAAGATCGTCGAGCTGTCCATGCTGCTGACCGTTACGGGGGCGCTCGAAGTGTTCGATCTGCCGTTCGTCATGACCAAGGGCGGTCCGGCGGGGGCGAGCGACACGTTCGTCACGAAGACGGTCGATACGGCGTTCCACTACAGCAACTACGGCTTGGCTTCGGCGATGGGGGTCGTGCTGCTCGTCATCGTCATCGCGGTCATCACCATTCAGCGCAAATTCATTCTTCGGGAAGAGAAGGGATGA
- a CDS encoding methyl-accepting chemotaxis protein: MNESIKQVMEQDLRLKHRIVLQVTIINLIFGLLALAKLSVPMNNKIFLVLTLLLQLGLFGFAYYRRLWSEWAGYLPIAGQAAVTLQLISYSPGQLSVLGTMYILLVGAIYMRLPILAVSFLTGFAINVYFVIRYTDEIPLSSNNLIAIFYWYLVFAVLLFMMQRVGKTLFGNITRLQQQTDQLLSAQKASEESLRGSVSVISGNMAGIAQESDTNNQSLSEMSEAFREMAVGTSAQLESTVSIQEAIGSAGERIQYILRSMDVLQQHLDAGRRSTADGQETVGGLTQSFETVRQTVDAMAGEMAELARAIDEVTAFNAAVHEIAAQTGLLSLNASIEAARAGEHGQGFSVVASEIRKLAESSAKSAVNISHNLVHVQSRAKSASERMEAIRKQMRNNGEMTTGTQRAFDDINASMLGLGDRWSALLADVQTINGSIAHIQGETLALTSVNEESSAAIQQLSASVDTLVSQNKRIVESISKNDAAIRGLAEQ; encoded by the coding sequence ATGAACGAGAGTATTAAGCAGGTCATGGAACAGGATTTGAGACTGAAGCATCGCATTGTTTTGCAGGTCACGATTATCAACCTTATTTTCGGTTTGCTCGCTTTAGCCAAACTTAGCGTACCGATGAACAATAAGATCTTTTTAGTGCTGACGCTGCTGCTGCAGCTTGGCCTATTCGGCTTTGCGTACTACCGGAGGCTATGGAGCGAATGGGCCGGTTATCTGCCTATTGCCGGGCAGGCGGCGGTGACGCTTCAGCTGATCAGCTACTCGCCGGGCCAATTAAGCGTCCTTGGCACCATGTATATCCTCCTTGTCGGAGCCATCTATATGCGGCTGCCGATACTGGCGGTATCCTTCCTCACGGGGTTCGCCATTAATGTGTATTTCGTCATCCGCTATACGGATGAAATTCCGCTTTCGTCCAACAACTTAATCGCGATTTTCTATTGGTACCTCGTTTTTGCGGTCTTGCTGTTCATGATGCAGCGCGTGGGGAAAACTCTTTTCGGCAATATTACGAGGCTCCAGCAGCAAACGGATCAGCTGCTATCGGCACAGAAGGCATCCGAGGAATCGCTGCGCGGCAGCGTCTCCGTCATCTCCGGCAATATGGCGGGCATCGCGCAGGAGAGCGACACCAACAACCAGTCCTTATCGGAAATGAGCGAGGCTTTCCGCGAGATGGCGGTCGGCACGTCGGCACAGCTGGAGTCGACGGTTTCGATTCAGGAAGCGATCGGCAGCGCGGGCGAGCGCATCCAATATATTTTGCGTTCGATGGATGTGCTTCAGCAGCATTTGGATGCCGGACGCAGGAGCACGGCAGACGGTCAAGAGACGGTAGGCGGACTTACGCAATCGTTCGAAACGGTACGGCAAACGGTAGATGCGATGGCAGGCGAAATGGCTGAATTGGCCCGGGCGATCGACGAAGTGACAGCTTTCAACGCAGCCGTTCACGAGATCGCGGCTCAGACGGGACTGCTTTCTCTCAATGCCAGCATTGAAGCGGCGCGGGCAGGCGAGCACGGGCAAGGCTTCTCCGTCGTGGCAAGCGAAATCCGCAAGCTGGCGGAATCCAGCGCGAAGTCGGCGGTCAACATCTCGCATAATCTGGTTCATGTCCAATCCCGCGCGAAGTCGGCGAGCGAACGGATGGAAGCCATCCGCAAACAGATGAGGAATAACGGCGAGATGACAACCGGTACGCAGCGGGCGTTCGACGATATCAACGCCTCCATGCTCGGCCTTGGCGACCGTTGGAGCGCGCTGCTTGCCGACGTGCAAACGATAAACGGCTCGATTGCTCATATTCAGGGAGAAACGCTGGCGCTTACGTCCGTTAACGAAGAGTCGAGCGCGGCGATCCAGCAGCTTAGCGCCTCCGTGGATACGCTGGTCAGCCAAAACAAACGGATCGTGGAGAGCATTTCCAAAAACGATGCGGCGATCCGCGGTTTGGCGGAACAGTAG
- a CDS encoding methyl-accepting chemotaxis protein has protein sequence MKLSIRTKLMSSFLAILLLLTGIGILAIVEMGSLQKSSSVVQTNWLPSLNRIGVIKDHFMEIRVNINKINMETNPAEMDNIANTITDNMNLVNGGLDDYEHLVLPGEEREIYDSLRANMNAYFELLPPIIQSRKDNQPEKGYELVKAQTPTRKKVSDDFDRWIVLNNEGVAAEVDSAARTNQVGKSLIIGFGFFAVAVGIALALVISETMVRAIRSILNVATKAAKGDLRDQASTKSKDELGTLAVAFNDMMDNLRQLISQTVSSAQSVAAASEEISATTEEIAKGSTEQAESAQVISELVREMSVAVNDVANKASIVAELSDQTKRGAEDGSDTVSASVQSMENLSSQMKLLEKDSQKIGQIIEVIDEISEQTNLLALNAAIEAARAGDQGRGFAVVADEVRKLAERSSEATQQIAEIIKGMQHNTDQSLRAMEHATVQTSRTGQTFESIVRMVSQTADQVTEIAAASEQQAAQSSEVMRAVETIAAASEESAAAAEETASSSQTLAHLSEELNKNINFFKV, from the coding sequence GTGAAATTATCGATCCGCACTAAACTGATGTCCAGCTTTCTCGCTATTCTCCTCCTTCTGACCGGGATCGGGATTCTTGCGATCGTTGAAATGGGGTCGCTCCAAAAATCCAGCTCGGTCGTGCAGACCAACTGGCTGCCGAGCTTGAACAGAATCGGCGTCATTAAGGACCACTTCATGGAGATCCGCGTGAACATCAACAAAATCAACATGGAAACCAATCCGGCCGAAATGGATAATATCGCGAATACCATTACGGATAATATGAATCTCGTGAACGGCGGACTCGACGACTACGAACACCTGGTACTACCAGGGGAAGAGAGAGAGATCTACGACTCCCTGCGAGCGAATATGAACGCCTACTTCGAGCTGCTTCCGCCAATCATTCAATCGAGGAAGGACAATCAGCCCGAGAAGGGCTATGAGCTGGTAAAAGCGCAAACGCCGACACGGAAAAAAGTATCGGATGATTTCGACCGCTGGATCGTGCTCAATAACGAAGGCGTAGCCGCGGAGGTAGACAGCGCGGCTCGCACGAATCAAGTCGGCAAATCGCTGATTATCGGCTTTGGCTTCTTCGCGGTGGCGGTAGGCATCGCTTTGGCGCTGGTGATCTCCGAAACGATGGTTAGAGCCATTCGTTCCATCCTGAATGTAGCCACGAAAGCCGCTAAAGGCGATCTGCGCGATCAAGCCTCCACGAAAAGCAAGGACGAGCTCGGCACGCTCGCGGTCGCTTTCAACGACATGATGGACAATTTGCGACAGCTCATCAGCCAGACGGTATCGTCTGCGCAGAGCGTAGCGGCGGCCTCGGAAGAGATTTCGGCAACGACGGAGGAAATCGCCAAGGGCAGCACGGAGCAGGCGGAATCGGCACAGGTGATCAGCGAATTGGTGCGCGAAATGTCGGTTGCGGTTAACGACGTGGCGAATAAAGCGTCCATCGTGGCCGAGCTCTCCGACCAGACCAAACGCGGCGCCGAAGACGGCAGCGATACGGTCAGCGCCTCCGTGCAGAGCATGGAGAACTTGTCCTCCCAGATGAAGCTGCTCGAGAAAGACTCGCAGAAGATCGGTCAAATTATCGAAGTCATCGACGAAATTTCCGAGCAGACCAATCTGCTGGCGTTGAATGCGGCCATCGAGGCGGCAAGAGCCGGCGATCAAGGCCGCGGCTTCGCGGTCGTCGCCGACGAGGTGCGCAAGCTCGCCGAGCGCAGCAGCGAGGCGACGCAGCAGATCGCCGAGATCATCAAAGGCATGCAGCACAATACGGACCAAAGTCTCCGGGCGATGGAGCATGCTACCGTTCAGACGTCGAGAACGGGACAGACGTTCGAGAGCATCGTGCGCATGGTTTCGCAGACGGCGGACCAAGTAACGGAAATCGCCGCGGCCAGCGAACAGCAAGCGGCGCAGTCATCGGAGGTTATGCGCGCCGTCGAAACGATCGCGGCGGCAAGCGAAGAATCCGCGGCGGCGGCGGAAGAAACGGCAAGCTCCTCGCAGACGCTTGCGCATCTCTCGGAAGAGCTCAACAAAAATATCAATTTCTTTAAAGTGTAA
- a CDS encoding carbohydrate ABC transporter permease, with amino-acid sequence MSIFKRSNPFLAVHYLLLSLAAFLVLFPPYVVFLNAFKGTEEYNVSGVFDLPDSFFNMENFETVMRIGHMGRAFWNTSLILVLALIGNIIIGTMAAYALGRFEFKLKKAILGGYVLATLIPSVTTQVATFSIVKELGLFNTHMAPVLLYLGTDVVQIYIFLQFIRGIPFDLDESAMMEGASLARIFRSVIFPLLMPATATVTIIKTISIYNDMYIPYLYMPAQKLGVVSTSLMKFAGVNSAQWNLISAAVVIILIPTVIMYLFLQRYIFSGIVSGSVK; translated from the coding sequence ATGTCGATCTTTAAACGCAGCAATCCCTTTCTTGCCGTGCATTACCTGCTGTTGTCGCTGGCCGCTTTTCTCGTGCTCTTCCCGCCTTATGTCGTCTTTCTGAACGCCTTCAAAGGTACGGAGGAGTATAACGTATCCGGCGTATTCGATCTGCCCGACAGCTTCTTCAACATGGAAAATTTCGAAACGGTGATGCGCATCGGCCATATGGGCCGCGCTTTCTGGAATACGAGCCTCATTCTCGTTCTGGCGCTGATCGGCAACATCATCATTGGCACGATGGCGGCCTACGCGCTCGGTCGGTTTGAGTTCAAGCTGAAAAAGGCGATACTCGGCGGTTATGTGCTCGCGACGCTCATTCCATCCGTCACGACGCAGGTCGCGACCTTCTCGATCGTGAAGGAGCTGGGCTTGTTCAATACGCATATGGCGCCTGTGCTGCTCTATCTGGGAACGGACGTCGTGCAGATCTATATCTTCCTGCAATTCATCCGCGGCATTCCGTTCGATCTGGACGAAAGCGCGATGATGGAGGGAGCCAGCCTGGCGCGGATCTTCCGCTCGGTCATCTTCCCGCTGCTGATGCCGGCTACGGCTACCGTTACGATCATCAAGACGATTTCCATTTACAACGATATGTACATTCCGTATTTATACATGCCCGCGCAGAAGCTCGGCGTCGTCTCGACATCGCTCATGAAATTCGCCGGCGTGAACAGCGCGCAATGGAATTTAATCAGCGCGGCTGTCGTCATCATCCTCATTCCTACCGTCATCATGTATTTGTTTTTGCAGCGGTATATTTTTTCGGGGATCGTGAGCGGTTCCGTCAAATAA